One genomic window of Pseudomonas sp. LFM046 includes the following:
- a CDS encoding multidrug effflux MFS transporter, protein MNPSRLLLVLLMALTALGEISTQLIIPALGRIEQGLGAAHGASLAALSVFVAAFGVGQLLLGPLSDRVGRRPVLIGGLSLYLAATAWMLLADSMSDFIIGRAVQGFGACTALVLARAIVRDVWKAQAAPALALTVIGMLSTIALAPMVGGALTQWGGWHAPILASLTIGSLALLTVLAFYRESNPSLDPKAGHPATLARDYFDLLKQRSSRALALTLAGTYGAMFAVVAGSSAVYIGLLGLSSAEYGLAFGATISGLIGGALFTRRKITQLGPQRIVGIGVSLVATGATATVLVHATLGLSVLGISLPQVLVTLGGGMLIPASVAGVVMPNAHRAGLAAGLMGFSQMLGATLSGLLLGALQDGTAWPMIGVQGLFALAAFSTFMLMTRKPRSAAVSVAG, encoded by the coding sequence ATGAACCCGTCGCGCCTGCTGTTGGTGCTCCTCATGGCGCTGACCGCCCTGGGGGAAATCTCCACCCAATTGATCATTCCTGCCCTGGGCCGCATCGAGCAGGGCCTGGGCGCCGCCCATGGTGCGAGTCTGGCCGCCCTGTCGGTGTTCGTCGCCGCCTTCGGCGTGGGGCAGCTTCTATTGGGGCCGCTGTCGGACCGGGTCGGCCGTCGTCCGGTGCTGATCGGCGGACTCAGCCTCTACCTCGCCGCCACGGCCTGGATGCTGCTGGCCGACAGCATGAGCGACTTCATTATCGGGCGTGCGGTCCAGGGGTTCGGCGCTTGCACGGCGCTGGTGCTGGCGCGTGCGATCGTGCGTGATGTCTGGAAGGCCCAGGCCGCGCCGGCCCTGGCGCTGACCGTGATCGGCATGCTCAGCACCATCGCCCTGGCGCCGATGGTCGGCGGTGCCCTGACCCAGTGGGGCGGCTGGCATGCGCCCATCCTCGCCTCGCTGACGATCGGCAGCCTGGCTCTGCTGACGGTGCTGGCGTTCTACCGGGAATCCAATCCCAGCCTCGATCCCAAGGCCGGCCATCCGGCGACCCTGGCGCGGGATTACTTCGACCTGCTCAAGCAACGCTCCAGCCGCGCCCTGGCCCTGACCCTGGCAGGCACCTACGGGGCGATGTTCGCCGTGGTCGCGGGATCGTCTGCGGTCTACATCGGCCTGCTGGGACTGAGTTCCGCCGAGTACGGGCTGGCCTTCGGCGCCACCATTTCCGGCCTGATCGGCGGAGCGCTGTTCACCCGGCGGAAGATCACGCAGCTGGGGCCGCAGCGCATCGTCGGCATCGGCGTCAGCCTGGTGGCCACCGGTGCCACGGCCACCGTGCTGGTGCATGCCACGCTGGGGCTGTCGGTGCTCGGCATTTCCTTGCCGCAAGTGCTGGTGACCCTGGGGGGCGGCATGCTGATTCCCGCCTCGGTCGCCGGCGTGGTGATGCCCAACGCGCACCGTGCGGGCCTGGCCGCCGGCCTGATGGGCTTCTCCCAGATGCTGGGTGCCACGTTGAGCGGCCTGCTGCTGGGCGCGCTGCAGGACGGTACGGCCTGGCCGATGATCGGAGTCCAAGGCCTGTTCGCCCTGGCGGCCTTCAGCACATTCATGCTGATGACCCGCAAGCCGCGCAGTGCGGCGGTGTCGGTAGCGGGGTGA
- the antB gene encoding anthranilate 1,2-dioxygenase small subunit, giving the protein MNPQLQYQIEQFLYTKSALCDAQDWDAYLDLFDEQCEYHLPQWDSEHEYTQDPKRGMSLIYYSNRSGLEDRVFRIRTGKAASTIPMPRTAHLINNVRIAERDDGQLEVKANWHTLYYRLGQSEQFYGYVTYHLKPEGESWKITRKHMLLLNDTINSVLDFYHL; this is encoded by the coding sequence ATGAATCCGCAGCTGCAATACCAGATCGAACAGTTCCTCTACACGAAATCCGCCCTGTGCGACGCCCAGGACTGGGACGCCTACCTGGACCTGTTCGACGAGCAGTGCGAGTACCACCTGCCCCAGTGGGACTCCGAGCACGAGTACACCCAAGACCCGAAGCGCGGCATGTCGCTGATCTACTACAGCAACCGCTCGGGCCTGGAAGACCGCGTGTTCCGCATCCGCACCGGCAAGGCCGCCTCGACCATCCCGATGCCGCGCACCGCGCACCTGATCAACAACGTGCGCATCGCCGAGCGCGACGACGGCCAACTGGAGGTGAAGGCCAACTGGCACACCCTCTACTACCGGTTGGGCCAGAGCGAGCAGTTCTACGGGTACGTCACCTACCACCTCAAGCCCGAGGGCGAGAGCTGGAAGATCACCCGCAAGCACATGCTGCTGCTCAACGACACCATCAACTCGGTGCTCGACTTCTACCACCTCTGA
- a CDS encoding chemotaxis protein CheW, which produces MDRYFVLPFWLAGQHLAVSLDTVVRVLPALAWTPLPGAPDTVTGLVNVRGQVLPVVDLARRFSWPSAAPALWQPFLWLKTRQRELVVPVEAVEAATSCAAADFSPAPHPQVPSAILKGVVRTAEGLLLIQDVEQVLSDADEERLTAALAQARSADGND; this is translated from the coding sequence ATGGATAGATATTTCGTGCTGCCGTTCTGGCTGGCGGGGCAGCACTTGGCGGTGAGCCTGGACACTGTCGTCCGCGTGCTCCCGGCCCTGGCGTGGACGCCTCTCCCCGGTGCGCCTGACACGGTAACCGGGCTGGTCAACGTGCGCGGGCAGGTTTTGCCCGTGGTGGATCTTGCGCGACGTTTTTCCTGGCCTTCGGCCGCTCCCGCCCTGTGGCAACCCTTCCTCTGGCTGAAAACCCGGCAACGTGAACTGGTGGTGCCCGTGGAGGCCGTGGAGGCCGCCACCAGCTGCGCTGCCGCGGATTTTTCCCCCGCGCCCCACCCGCAGGTACCGTCCGCCATCCTCAAGGGGGTGGTGCGCACGGCCGAGGGGCTGCTGCTGATCCAGGATGTCGAGCAGGTCTTGTCCGATGCGGATGAAGAGCGCCTGACCGCAGCCCTTGCCCAGGCAAGGAGCGCCGATGGAAACGATTGA
- a CDS encoding efflux RND transporter permease subunit: MSRFNLSAFAVHNPAVTLFLIIATLIAGAIAFSKLGRAEDPSFTVKTMTITAAWPGATAREMQEQVADRLEKRLQELDLYDRVETIAQPGFVSMKIQYLDSTRPKDIQELFYQTRKKLSDEANRLPQGVIGPFFNDEYNDVYFALYALKAEQLPHRQLVQMAEDQRQSLLRLPGVKKVNILGEQAQRIFVEFSYERLATLGIKPEQIFEALAKQNGVAPAGFVETAGPRAYIRMDGAFDSLKLIENVPINANGKLLRIADVATVKRGYEDPPTYRIRHQGEPALMLGVIMDSHFNGLELDKSLKAEEDRIQAELPLGVRFDKVSDQAEKIRLAVGEFMIKFFVALGVVMLISLLALGFRVGLVVAAAVPLTLSIVFVVMLMTGREFDRITLGALILSLGLLVDDAIIAIEMMVVKLEEGLDRLQAATFAWTSTAAPMLTGTLVTVIGFLPVGFAKSSAGEYAGNIFWIVGFALIASWGVAVFFTPYLGVKLLPKIQPVAGGHEALYATRLYQRLRALVTWCVNHRKLVTVLVVTAFIVSGLGMGVVKKQFFPNSDRSELLVEIYLPPGSAFKATESVVAQVEKALLEEPQTKLVDAYVGGGAPRFFLSLNPELPDPAFAKIIVQTADSKARDALRARMQERIAAGEFPSARVRVTQLVFGPPVPFPVVFRVSGPNLDQLRQISEEVRQVVAANAMTRDTFVDWGERSSSYRLVLDQDRLRLLGFTPNEVKSQLNALLTGNPVTEVREGTRTVAVMVRALNAQRENLGGIEGLTITNAAGVSVPLEQVGRFQPVMEEPILKRRDRELTFEVRADIIKGTQPPDVEKAVYADLQPLIAKLPAGYKVTIGGPVEESAKANKALAVLFPVMILLTLVVIMFQVRSFAQMFMVFATAPLGLIGAVPALLLFGQPFGFNAILALIGIGGILMRNTLIFTDQIEQEQAHGRPLREAIIEATVRRARPVLLTALAAALAFIPLTFSVFWSSLAYVLIGGVLVGTVLTLLFLPALCALVLRAKKPVAAAVAVA; this comes from the coding sequence ATGAGCCGCTTCAACCTCTCGGCCTTCGCGGTACACAACCCGGCGGTCACCCTCTTCCTGATCATCGCCACCCTGATCGCCGGCGCCATCGCCTTCAGCAAGCTGGGCCGCGCGGAAGATCCGTCATTCACGGTGAAGACCATGACCATCACCGCCGCCTGGCCGGGCGCCACCGCGCGGGAAATGCAGGAACAGGTGGCCGACCGCCTGGAGAAGCGCCTGCAGGAACTGGACCTCTACGACCGGGTGGAGACCATCGCCCAGCCCGGCTTCGTCTCGATGAAGATCCAGTACCTCGACTCCACCCGCCCGAAGGACATCCAGGAACTCTTCTACCAGACCCGCAAGAAGCTCTCCGACGAGGCCAATCGCCTGCCCCAGGGTGTGATCGGCCCCTTCTTCAACGACGAGTACAACGACGTCTACTTCGCCCTCTACGCCCTGAAAGCCGAGCAACTGCCGCACCGCCAACTGGTGCAGATGGCCGAAGACCAGCGCCAGAGCCTGCTGCGCCTGCCCGGGGTGAAGAAGGTCAACATCCTCGGTGAACAGGCGCAGCGCATCTTCGTCGAGTTCTCCTACGAACGCCTGGCCACCCTGGGCATCAAGCCCGAGCAGATCTTCGAAGCCCTGGCCAAGCAGAACGGCGTGGCCCCGGCCGGCTTCGTCGAGACCGCCGGCCCGCGCGCCTACATCCGCATGGATGGCGCGTTCGACAGCCTGAAGCTGATCGAGAACGTGCCGATCAACGCCAACGGCAAGCTGCTGCGCATCGCCGATGTGGCCACGGTGAAGCGCGGCTACGAAGACCCGCCCACCTACCGCATCCGCCACCAGGGCGAACCGGCGCTGATGCTCGGCGTGATCATGGACTCGCACTTCAACGGCCTGGAACTGGACAAGTCGCTCAAGGCCGAGGAAGACCGCATCCAGGCGGAACTGCCGCTGGGCGTGCGCTTCGACAAGGTGTCCGACCAGGCCGAGAAGATTCGCCTGGCCGTGGGCGAGTTCATGATCAAGTTCTTCGTGGCCCTCGGCGTGGTCATGCTGATCAGCCTGCTGGCCCTGGGCTTCCGCGTCGGCCTGGTGGTGGCCGCCGCTGTGCCGCTCACCCTCTCCATCGTTTTCGTGGTGATGCTGATGACCGGCCGCGAATTCGACCGCATCACTCTCGGCGCGCTGATCCTCTCCCTGGGCCTGCTGGTGGACGACGCGATCATCGCCATCGAGATGATGGTGGTGAAGCTGGAGGAAGGCCTCGACCGCCTGCAGGCTGCCACCTTTGCCTGGACCTCCACCGCCGCGCCCATGCTCACCGGCACCCTGGTGACGGTGATCGGCTTCCTGCCGGTGGGCTTTGCCAAGTCCAGCGCCGGGGAATACGCCGGCAACATCTTCTGGATCGTCGGCTTCGCCCTGATCGCCTCCTGGGGGGTGGCGGTGTTCTTCACGCCGTACCTCGGGGTGAAGCTGCTGCCGAAGATCCAGCCGGTGGCGGGCGGCCATGAAGCCCTCTACGCCACCCGCCTCTACCAGCGCCTGCGGGCCCTGGTGACCTGGTGCGTGAACCACCGCAAGTTGGTCACCGTGCTGGTGGTGACGGCTTTCATCGTCAGCGGGCTGGGCATGGGCGTGGTGAAGAAGCAGTTCTTCCCCAACTCCGACCGCTCCGAACTGCTGGTGGAGATCTACCTGCCACCGGGCAGCGCCTTCAAGGCCACCGAGTCCGTGGTCGCCCAGGTGGAGAAAGCCCTGCTGGAAGAACCCCAGACCAAACTGGTGGATGCCTACGTCGGGGGCGGCGCGCCGCGCTTCTTCCTGTCCCTGAACCCCGAGCTGCCCGATCCGGCCTTCGCCAAGATCATCGTGCAGACCGCGGATTCCAAGGCCCGTGATGCCCTCAGGGCACGCATGCAGGAACGCATCGCCGCCGGTGAATTCCCCTCGGCGCGGGTACGTGTGACCCAGCTGGTGTTCGGCCCGCCGGTGCCCTTCCCGGTGGTGTTCCGCGTCTCCGGCCCGAATCTCGACCAGCTGCGCCAGATCAGCGAAGAAGTGCGCCAGGTGGTGGCCGCCAACGCCATGACCCGCGACACCTTCGTCGATTGGGGCGAACGCAGCAGCAGCTATCGCCTGGTGCTGGACCAGGACCGCCTGCGCCTGCTGGGTTTCACCCCGAACGAGGTGAAGAGCCAGCTCAACGCCCTGCTGACCGGCAACCCGGTGACCGAAGTACGCGAAGGCACCCGCACCGTGGCGGTGATGGTGCGTGCGCTGAATGCCCAGCGGGAGAACCTTGGCGGCATCGAGGGCCTGACCATCACCAATGCCGCCGGCGTTTCGGTGCCGCTGGAACAGGTGGGCCGCTTCCAGCCGGTGATGGAGGAACCGATCCTCAAGCGCCGCGACCGCGAGCTGACGTTCGAAGTGCGCGCCGACATCATCAAGGGCACCCAACCGCCGGATGTGGAAAAGGCCGTCTACGCCGACCTGCAACCGCTGATCGCCAAGCTGCCGGCGGGCTACAAGGTGACCATCGGCGGCCCGGTGGAAGAAAGCGCCAAGGCCAACAAGGCACTGGCCGTGCTGTTCCCGGTGATGATCCTGCTGACGCTGGTGGTGATCATGTTCCAGGTGCGTTCCTTCGCGCAGATGTTCATGGTCTTCGCCACCGCGCCCCTGGGCCTGATCGGTGCCGTACCGGCCCTGCTGCTGTTCGGCCAGCCGTTCGGCTTCAACGCCATCCTGGCGCTGATCGGCATCGGCGGCATCCTGATGCGCAACACCCTGATCTTCACCGACCAGATCGAACAGGAGCAGGCCCACGGCCGGCCCCTGCGCGAAGCCATCATCGAAGCCACCGTCCGCCGCGCCCGCCCGGTGCTGCTCACCGCCCTGGCCGCCGCCCTGGCTTTCATCCCGCTGACCTTCTCGGTGTTCTGGTCATCCCTGGCCTATGTGCTGATCGGCGGCGTGCTGGTGGGCACGGTCCTGACCCTGCTGTTCCTGCCGGCGCTGTGTGCGCTGGTGTTGCGGGCGAAGAAACCGGTGGCGGCGGCGGTGGCAGTGGCATGA
- the antA gene encoding anthranilate 1,2-dioxygenase large subunit has translation MNTSNKNIAQWREYVSGCLDFRPDEGVFRIARDMFTEPELFDLEMELIFEKNWIYACHESEIANPNDFMTLRAGRQPMIITRDGNGQLHALINACQHRGATLTRVGKGNQSTFTCPFHAWCYKSDGRLVKVKAPGEYPEGFDKATRGLKKARIASYKGFVFISLDAAGTDSLEAFLGDTKVFFDMMVAQSPTGELEVLPGKSTYTFDGNWKLQNENGLDGYHVSTVHYNYVATVQHRQQVNAANGSTSDTLDYSKLGAGDAETDDGWFSFHNGHSVLFSDMPNPTVRPGYATVMPRLVEEYGQAKAEWMMHRLRNLNIYPSLFFMDQISSQLRIVRPLAWNKTEIISQCIGVKGESDADRESRIRQFEDFFNVSGMGTPDDLVEFREQQRGFQGRLERWSDISRGHGKWVTGPTANSETIGIAPAMTGTEFTHEGLYVNQHSNWQRFLLQGLDNKALKLTEVEQ, from the coding sequence ATGAATACTTCGAATAAAAACATTGCCCAGTGGAGAGAGTACGTCAGCGGTTGCCTGGACTTCCGTCCGGATGAAGGCGTGTTCCGCATCGCCCGGGACATGTTCACCGAGCCGGAACTGTTCGACCTGGAGATGGAACTCATCTTCGAGAAGAACTGGATCTACGCCTGCCACGAGAGCGAGATCGCCAACCCGAACGACTTCATGACCCTGCGCGCCGGCCGCCAGCCGATGATCATCACCCGCGATGGCAACGGCCAGCTCCACGCCCTGATCAACGCCTGCCAGCACCGTGGCGCCACCCTGACCCGCGTCGGCAAGGGCAACCAGTCCACCTTCACCTGCCCCTTCCACGCCTGGTGCTACAAGAGCGACGGCCGCCTGGTGAAGGTCAAGGCGCCGGGCGAATACCCGGAAGGCTTCGACAAGGCCACCCGCGGCCTGAAGAAGGCGCGCATCGCCAGCTACAAAGGCTTCGTTTTCATCAGCCTGGACGCCGCCGGCACCGACAGCCTGGAAGCCTTCCTCGGTGACACCAAAGTGTTCTTCGACATGATGGTGGCCCAGTCCCCCACCGGCGAACTGGAAGTGCTGCCCGGCAAGTCCACCTACACCTTCGACGGCAACTGGAAGCTGCAGAACGAGAACGGCCTGGACGGCTATCACGTCAGCACCGTTCACTACAACTACGTGGCCACCGTGCAGCACCGCCAGCAGGTCAACGCTGCCAACGGCAGTACCAGCGACACCCTGGACTACAGCAAGCTCGGCGCCGGCGACGCGGAGACCGACGACGGCTGGTTCTCCTTCCACAACGGCCACAGCGTGCTGTTCAGCGACATGCCCAACCCCACCGTGCGCCCCGGCTACGCCACTGTGATGCCGCGTCTGGTGGAGGAATACGGCCAGGCCAAGGCGGAGTGGATGATGCACCGCCTGCGCAACCTGAACATCTACCCCAGCTTGTTCTTCATGGACCAGATCAGCTCCCAGCTGCGCATCGTGCGCCCGTTGGCCTGGAACAAGACCGAGATCATCAGCCAGTGCATCGGCGTGAAGGGCGAGTCCGACGCTGATCGCGAAAGCCGCATCCGCCAGTTCGAAGACTTCTTCAACGTCTCCGGCATGGGCACACCCGACGACCTGGTGGAATTCCGCGAACAGCAGCGCGGCTTCCAGGGGCGCCTGGAGCGCTGGAGCGATATCTCCCGCGGTCACGGCAAGTGGGTCACCGGCCCCACCGCCAACAGCGAAACCATCGGTATCGCCCCGGCCATGACCGGCACCGAGTTCACCCATGAAGGCCTGTACGTGAACCAGCACAGCAACTGGCAGCGGTTCCTGCTCCAGGGCCTGGACAACAAAGCCCTGAAACTGACGGAGGTGGAGCAATGA
- a CDS encoding thioredoxin family protein: MKIDKHPVVSREEWLHAREEYLRKEKAFTRERDRLSAERRALPWVRIDTPYFFDGPDGRESLADLFAGRSTLVIYHFMFGPGWEEGCPGCSFLADHIDGPNQHLKHHDVTLLCVSRAPWQEFQDFRKRMGWKFKWVSSHGSSFNFDFGVAARPEDIAAGTARYNYGTSKDPGQDMPGLSVFYRNDAGEIFHTYSTYARGLDLLVGAYNFLDLLPKGRDEQEIMDWMTYHDRYEGESVKPHSCCAE, from the coding sequence ATGAAAATCGACAAACACCCTGTGGTGTCCCGCGAGGAATGGCTGCACGCCCGCGAGGAGTATCTGCGCAAGGAAAAGGCCTTCACCCGTGAGCGCGACCGGCTCAGCGCCGAACGCCGGGCGCTGCCCTGGGTCCGGATCGACACGCCCTATTTCTTCGACGGACCGGACGGCCGCGAGAGCCTGGCCGACCTGTTCGCCGGGCGCAGTACGCTGGTCATCTACCACTTCATGTTCGGCCCCGGCTGGGAGGAGGGTTGCCCCGGCTGCTCGTTCCTCGCCGACCATATCGACGGGCCGAATCAGCACCTCAAGCACCACGACGTGACGCTGCTCTGCGTCTCGCGGGCGCCCTGGCAGGAATTCCAGGACTTCCGCAAACGCATGGGCTGGAAGTTCAAGTGGGTGTCATCCCACGGCAGCAGCTTCAACTTCGACTTCGGCGTGGCCGCCCGACCGGAGGACATCGCCGCCGGCACCGCCCGATACAACTACGGCACCAGCAAGGACCCGGGCCAGGACATGCCGGGCCTCAGCGTGTTCTACCGCAACGACGCGGGGGAAATCTTCCACACCTACTCCACCTACGCACGCGGGCTGGACCTGCTGGTGGGCGCCTACAACTTCCTCGACCTGCTGCCCAAGGGGCGGGACGAGCAGGAAATCATGGACTGGATGACCTACCACGATCGGTACGAGGGGGAGTCGGTGAAGCCGCATAGCTGCTGCGCGGAATAG
- a CDS encoding AraC family transcriptional regulator — translation MSTKNNPHFKDISADRYDLAGARSWMSNICGPHLLKAPRPDCIQFHHSGNVLRSMSTTLGSVEYGTDVTIGVGDEMNLNCYSVSLPLRGEQELAKSGRLLRSDRDWGLIVSPHEPQELTIAGDCHKLQVAIPRAAMQKTLEDLLQHRVDVPLCFQPEMDAVEGAAASWWRMARHLIDEMERSRELYGQLFFTRDLESALIKGLILAQPNNYSEELRGRLEIKLPHYLVRARDFIHAHAREEVCLEDIERAAGISRFKLFEGFKRYFGQSPMAYLKKHRLTAVRQELLEDRCARNISVIAMGWGFTHLGRFSAEYRKLFDETPSMTIQRLEARRGRSL, via the coding sequence ATGAGTACGAAGAACAACCCTCATTTCAAAGACATTTCCGCCGACCGCTACGACCTGGCCGGGGCGCGATCGTGGATGTCGAACATCTGCGGGCCGCACCTGCTCAAGGCCCCGAGGCCTGACTGCATCCAGTTCCACCACAGCGGTAACGTGCTGCGTTCCATGTCCACCACGCTGGGAAGCGTCGAGTACGGCACCGATGTCACCATCGGCGTGGGCGATGAAATGAACCTCAACTGCTACAGCGTCAGCCTGCCGCTGCGCGGTGAGCAGGAGCTGGCCAAGTCCGGCCGCCTGCTGCGCTCGGATCGTGACTGGGGGTTGATCGTTTCGCCCCATGAGCCCCAGGAACTGACCATCGCCGGTGACTGCCACAAGCTGCAGGTGGCAATTCCCCGCGCCGCCATGCAGAAGACCCTGGAAGACCTCCTCCAGCACAGGGTGGACGTGCCGTTGTGCTTCCAGCCGGAAATGGATGCGGTGGAAGGCGCCGCCGCGTCCTGGTGGCGCATGGCCCGGCACCTGATCGATGAAATGGAGCGCAGTCGCGAGCTCTACGGCCAGCTGTTCTTCACCCGCGACCTGGAGAGTGCGCTGATCAAGGGGCTGATCCTTGCCCAGCCGAACAACTACTCGGAGGAGCTGCGGGGGCGCCTGGAGATCAAGCTGCCCCACTATCTGGTACGGGCCCGCGACTTCATCCATGCGCACGCTCGCGAGGAAGTCTGCCTGGAGGACATCGAACGGGCCGCCGGGATATCGCGCTTCAAGCTGTTCGAGGGTTTCAAGCGCTACTTCGGTCAGTCACCCATGGCCTACTTGAAGAAGCACCGCCTGACCGCCGTGCGCCAGGAACTGCTGGAAGACCGCTGTGCGCGGAATATCTCGGTGATCGCCATGGGCTGGGGCTTCACCCATCTGGGCCGCTTCTCCGCCGAATACCGCAAGCTTTTCGACGAAACGCCGAGCATGACGATCCAGCGCCTGGAGGCGCGTCGCGGGCGTTCTCTCTGA
- a CDS encoding efflux RND transporter periplasmic adaptor subunit: MNRPHLALLALIPTALLTLSGCNSQADTTVTAPQPRAVLVAEVQAASQQDAIYTGVVAARTASDLGFRVGGKVIARKVDPGTRVKRGDVLLVLDNTDFELALRTARNRVNAAEAELRQARDDEARYRRLTGTGAVSRQIYDQANTRLRVAQAEQAAATSEAAQVENRRAYSTLTADADGVITDVRVDRGQVVAEGQIVASLAHNGAREAVIDIPETQRTLANHPARAYPYGATGEAVPATLRELSAAADATTRTFRARYTLGGDSNALAIGSTITLRLDGAAHQQQVRVPLGALHDKGQGTGVWVIGTDGKVQLRPVRVVRLEQEEAVLEGGVQPGERVVALGAHLLNAGDSVRELPAPSLAMER, translated from the coding sequence ATGAACCGCCCGCACCTTGCCCTGCTCGCCCTGATCCCCACCGCCCTGCTGACCCTGAGCGGTTGCAACAGCCAGGCCGACACCACGGTTACCGCGCCCCAGCCACGCGCCGTGCTGGTGGCCGAGGTGCAGGCCGCCTCCCAGCAGGACGCGATCTACACCGGCGTGGTCGCCGCCCGCACCGCCAGCGACCTCGGCTTTCGCGTCGGCGGCAAGGTGATCGCCCGCAAGGTGGACCCGGGCACCCGCGTCAAGCGCGGCGACGTGCTGCTGGTGCTGGACAACACCGACTTCGAACTGGCCCTGCGCACCGCCCGCAATCGCGTCAATGCCGCTGAAGCCGAGCTGCGCCAGGCGCGCGACGACGAAGCCCGCTACCGCCGCCTGACCGGCACCGGCGCGGTGTCCCGGCAGATCTACGATCAGGCCAATACGCGCCTGCGGGTGGCCCAGGCCGAGCAGGCCGCCGCCACCTCGGAAGCGGCCCAGGTGGAAAACCGCCGCGCCTACTCCACCCTCACGGCCGACGCCGATGGCGTGATCACCGACGTCCGGGTGGATCGCGGCCAGGTGGTGGCCGAAGGGCAGATCGTCGCCAGCCTGGCCCACAACGGCGCCCGCGAAGCAGTGATCGACATCCCGGAAACCCAGCGCACCCTGGCCAACCACCCCGCCCGCGCCTATCCCTATGGCGCCACCGGCGAAGCGGTGCCCGCCACCCTGCGCGAACTCTCCGCCGCGGCGGATGCCACCACCCGCACCTTCCGCGCCCGCTACACCCTGGGCGGCGACTCGAACGCCCTGGCCATCGGCTCCACCATCACCCTGCGCCTGGATGGCGCAGCCCACCAGCAACAGGTGCGCGTGCCCCTTGGCGCCCTGCACGACAAGGGCCAGGGCACCGGCGTCTGGGTCATCGGGACGGACGGCAAGGTGCAGCTGCGCCCGGTGCGCGTCGTGCGACTGGAGCAGGAAGAAGCGGTTCTGGAAGGCGGCGTCCAGCCCGGCGAGCGCGTCGTCGCCCTGGGCGCCCATCTGCTGAATGCGGGCGACAGCGTCCGCGAACTGCCGGCCCCGTCGCTGGCCATGGAGCGCTGA